In one Solanum dulcamara chromosome 1, daSolDulc1.2, whole genome shotgun sequence genomic region, the following are encoded:
- the LOC129894370 gene encoding uncharacterized protein LOC129894370, with amino-acid sequence MNIPILLRHSRVWQSKMSYERCKIDGIVVGDNISFVNLKSAIAAELTIDESVKNIEIRYIVQGQLYKDKATLVAVMAKYKIDNGFNFKVKRFDSKRYVHFYVLICYLDDCCWRMKASCRKNSVIFKVRYFNSEHSCLLRDRIFNKVHATKSFVSAFTAPKLVNHKRIHTANDIREDIKTVYGVDITYQQAWRAKEHALEMLRRKPADEYRQLRVYIHMLKIVYPNSYISMDKSPIDEFMYLFIALRPLMRDFQFCRPVVVVDGAHFDGPYKGTFVLASTLDGAGCILPLAYGVVDTKNNSSWTWFFQHFKDAFGERDNMCIISDRNESIMKSVVASSEYLYSVYESGRRYIVCIERKTCNCGRFQLDEIPCPHAIAVLKSKNIADMHPYCSDYYKLEALANTYELPMVSMPDKKDWEGLLLLLPDDES; translated from the exons ATGAATATCCCGATTCTACTGAGACATTCTAGAGTTTGGCAATCCAAGATGAGTTATGAACGATGCAAAATTGATGGAATCGTAGTGGGCGACAATATATCGTTCGTGAATCTAAAATCAGCAATTGCTGCTGAATTGACCATAGATGAATcagtgaaaaatattgaaatccgATACATCGTTCAAGG GCAATTGTATAAGGACAAAGCAACACTAGTTGCTgtaatggccaaatacaaaattgataatggattcaatttcaaagttaaaagattTGACAGTAAAAGATATGTGCATTT TTATGTGTTAATATGCTATTTAGACGACtgttgttggagaatgaaagcATCATGTAGGAAAAACTCCGTTATATTCAAAGTGagatatttcaatagtgaacattcaTGTCTCTTAAGAGATAggattttcaacaaagttcatgctacaaagtcttttgttagtgcattcactgcacctaaattggttaatcataagagaattcacACCGCTAATGATATACGAGAGGATATTAAAACAGTCTATGGGGttgatattacctatcaacaAGCATGGCGTGCTAAAGAACATGCTTTGGAGATGTTAAGGAGAAAACCTGCTGATGAATATAGACAGTTGCGtgtatacatacatatgctAAAAATCGTATATCCAAATTCATACATAAGTATGGACAAGTCACCAATTGATGAGTTCATGTATCTATTCATAGCGTTAAGGCCATTGATGAGGGATTTTCAATTTTGTAGAcctgtagttgttgttgacggTGCTCATTttgatggaccttataaagggaCATTTGTATTAGCTAGCACACTTGATGGGGCAG gtTGCATATTGCCATTGGCGTATGGTGTTGTTGATACGAAAAATAATTCATCATGGACGTGGTTTTTCCAGCACTTCAAAGATGCATTTGGTGAGAGGGATAACATGTGTATTATATCAGATAGGAACGAAAGCATAATGAAGAGT gttgttgcttcatcagaatATCTATATTCTGTTTATGAATCAGGTAGAAGATACATTGTGTgtattgaaagaaaaacatgcaATTGTGGCAGGtttcaactagacgagataccatgtccacacgcaattgcagtgttgaagagTAAGAACATTGCAGACATGCACCCATATTGCTCTGATTACTACAAGTTAGAGGCGttggcaaatacttatgaattgccAATGGTTTcaatgccagataagaaagattg GGAAGGGTTGCTACTTCTTCTTCCAGATGATGAATCATAG